TTCCCAGTGGCAAAGTTGACGTAAGCTATGGAAATAATCAAGGCCTGTGTGGAGGTTCATTGGGGAGTTGCCAGGACAGTGGTTCCTCCAAGAGTAACACTGCAGTTATAGCTGGAGCAGCTGTTGGTGGGGTGACTCTTGCAGCATTAGGATTGGGTGTTGCAATGTTCTTCTACGTGCGCCGTGTTTCGTACAGGAAGAAGGAAGTGGACCCTGAAGGCAACAGATGGGCAAGAAGTCTAAAAGGAACTAAAGCAATTAAGGCAAGTTGTGCTGATGACTTATACTGCGCGTATATGATTACTATTAGAGagcttttcatttttcttctgaGATCCATTTGGTTTTTATACTTTTAGTAAAAACTAGTTTATTTGAAACATTTCCTTTTTTATACTTTCAACTAGAGGGCATGCCTTGGCGCAACAATAAGGTTGCTGCCTGGTGACTTTGCGGTCAGAAGTTCGAGCCGTGGAACCAGCCTCTTGCAAAAAATGCAAGGTACGGTTGGCTACATTAGATTCACAAGGTGGATCCAGCCCCTCCCTAGACCTTGCTCATATTAGGAGCTTTATAGCATTAGGTTTGCCCTAATTTTGTATTTTCTTACTTTCAATTGAAGCATTTTCTTAATAACTATTATATTTGCTTGATATTGTTCTTTATAGTAATTGGGAGAACTTTTTGTGCATACTGCTACACCAAACACATTGAAGTAATATATTTTCTAAATGAAACTGAGATTGTATTCATTTTCAATGTCAAAGTTAGAAAATATAGAATATACTTGCTGCAAAGTTATTTTGTGTAAAACTTTCAGATCTGTTGTAGTTCAAATGATTTTACATACTATTGAACTCTTGTGAGAATATTATGCATGAGCCTAACAATACTGAATTGGACATCAGGTTTCTATGTTTGAGGGATCAATTTCAAAAATGAAATTGAGTGATCTCATGAAGGCTACTAACAGCTTCAGCAACAACAATATCATTGGGTCAGGAAGAACAGGAACTTTTTACAAAGCTTCTCTTGTTGATGGCCCAACACTCATGGTTAAGAGATTGCAGGAATCTCAGCACTCTGAGAAAGAATTTATGTCTGAGATGCAAACATTGGGGACTATCAAACATCGTAACCTGGTTCCTCTTTTAGGTTTTTGCATGGCCAAAAAGGAGAGGCTGTTGGTCTATAAAAACATGCCGAATGGCAACCTCCATGATCAACTACATCCCGCTGCTGGTGAGTGCACCCTTGATTGGCCTTTGAGACTGAAAATTGCAATTGGAGCAGCCAAAGGATTAGCGTGGCTTCACCATAGCTGCAATCCCCGTATTATCCACCGAAACATAAGCACCAAGTGCATCTTGTTGGATGCAGATTTTGAGCCCAAAATTTCTGATTTTGGCCTTGCCAGATTGATGAACCCAGTCGATACTCATTTGAGTACTTTTGTCAACGGTGAGTTTGGGGATTTAGGTTATGTTGCTCCCGAGTATGCAAAAACTCTGGTAGCGACACCTAAGGGGGATGTTTTTAGCTTTGGAACCATACTTCTTGAGTTGGTAACGGGTGAAAGACCTACAACTGTGTCTAAAGCTCCAGAAACTTTTAAAGGAAATCTCGTAGATTGGATTACAGAGCTCTCAAGCAACTCACAACTCCATGATGCCATTGATGAATCACTAGTCGGCAAGGGTGTTGATAATGAGCTTTTCCAAGTTTTGAAGGTTTCATGCAACTgtgttttatcaattccaaagGAGAGGCCCACCATGTTTGAAGTATATCAGCTTTTAAGAGCTATTGGGGGTGCATACAATTTCACAACTGAGGATGAGATATTGTTACCGGAAGATATTGGTGATACTGAAAACATGGTGGAACTTATTGTTGCTCGAGAAGGAAATAACTGAAAAGGTATGCCTATAGGGTATCTGTAATCAGTTTTAATATGTAATTATCTATATCTTACTTTGTTGTCTTAAAATAAATTAGTGTTATAAATAGTTTTGAGGATCTAGATCAAGTTGTGTGCTATTATCTTTAAATATAAATGTCAATATGAGATAATCATAGATTATATATAGTTGGGTTACTTCTTTCTAATCCTGGTTTTTTTATCTGATTTGCTTGTTCTCCTCTTGTATGCTTATGTGTGGTTGAAGCTCTTTTAGTAGTTTTCATGCCTCCTCCTGCAAGTTCCATTTGAGCTTGGGGCGCGTGCACAATCTACCTTGTGCTGGAACTAAACTACTATTTAGAAGaatgaagatggtgataatcgAATTCCTGACCGGTTTTGATACTTTGTTATTGCCCAATGTTCCAAAGGGTAAATACTAAATACTAGTAGTAATGAGTTCCcgaagagcatctccaatgcaaggttatTAGGTTattagttcttatttctgagctaagaactaagaactgattTCTTAACCGTTAGAGGGGGAGGGGgctgacgtggagttcttagttcttaaaaataaaataagaactagttctataagaagttttactttttgagttcttagtataaaaaattatttttttcactttcattcatcaactcatttaatttaaatattgaattaacatttaaatttaaatcaagattaatcaaaattatatggaaataaaaaatattaatataatggtattgtggtaccggataaatagtgctaagaactaagaactcatggtagGAGCAAAATttgcaaagagttgcttaagcacatatGACAGTACGGCCTATATAAATAgtgttaagaattaagaactaaaaactagcattggagatgctctaaggacACTAGTAAAGGAAACCAAAGTAGAAAGCGtttaatgaaaagaaaaaagatttaCATTGGAAATACAAAAATCATGAAATGCTTACTTTTTAAAGTATAATTAAAAGCATTTAATAGCTAGGTGTCCTAAATGCTCCTTAACCAGTGTCCATGGGGCACACGTTAGCAGGACCCTGTTCCAAAAGTATAATATGATCGATTTTAAGTTCACACGTTTCCAATGAGGCAAATGTAAAATGAGCTTTTTACTTCCGTTGAATTGAAGGTGTTTTTAAATTGATCTCAACTTGAATCCAAACACATGTTGCTCATAATTTTTTCTTAATATGTAATCATTTGATTTGCTAGTTTGTTTCATTAGTAAACCACCAAGGCAAAATGACATCAAACTATAAAGGAGGgctatcttaatttttttttttattctggttgctatttgtaattttatgtcATTATCTATAGTAGACATAAAGTGTACATTCGATATCTTTTGCATGGTTTCTGTGACTGACTTGCATTACTGGACACAccaaggtagcgtttggtagacaggtgggaacggaacggaacaggacatgtaacaccccgatttcggtggcgtcactttagtaatcaaaaagaaattaatgcggaaaaacgtgaatatttttttttcgataataggactaaagactgaaagaaataaactcccaacagaagataacagaactaatatataatataaatacagcccccgctgtaagtagcaaaccacgtcacgagtaaacctccagtgacgggaagtaacagaaggtaacgcccgtaggcaaaaaggtacagaccaaaagtaaaggttaagtgtccgcaacacaaacctcaaaaatgagaataagtcagcccagatggcctaaaacaagacctcctaacccaaccaactctctgtgattcccgtagagaaaccacacaaaaagctatagcgggaaactaccctgttcccaaaataaacaatgacggtcagagctacgactctactcctacactaatcctatctcgaggagctcacaccagcgcTCAGAACTacgtgctagcgtgatcgtcgtccgaatctgaatccagaacgaccaagtctatgtacaccgtcctcagcactccttccgtCAAGTGTCCTAAGCTGTCGACACGAttctccatgatcctccccgagtacgtcgctcgatggctagcggggtcgaccacccacgcgCCGGAGTCATCCTGATCcatcatctcgtatctagtccccccgaagggtggaccatcgtgaaccagtccgccaaagacatctgacaatgggcgtttgtccgccaaaacacacacagaagacgcgagggtcaactccaaagaattacataagtaatacacTTCAATAGATACAGGTTAAgtgatagctacttaggcttataaattagagatagcatcctagggttgcatataccacaatgaatataaacgacagtaataacaaatagcatgcatcaaatagtattaacaattatcaatcacactcagcaactaagtcagtatgcatgttgcatgaaatgcaatgctggttaacaagatgcagttccggaacggatgggcatcaacgagtcaatcctagcaccagcaacggtgggaccatttccgctcgcgtgtctcttacaccacataaagtgtagtcagatcagcagtgaacccgaaggtctgccatttccgtctgctactaagaatcaccgcagtgttcttacgtggaaatccgggtcttatgaccattttggaatccaccgaggtccgaagttcgtctcgtgttaatacctcaaaatgtatgcatgaatgcaaagtgattagccaaacaacgtctccgacctcactcgacacgtcgccacgtgttctagctaacttatggactctaaaaagaataccctaaggtaaaagtcgattctgcgacaaaatacaattaatcataaaaagaatgcaaccactcacgataactcttcgagtcatcaattctctcacgaagtctcacgcttcagtggagtcttatacaatcacgaagtctcacgcttcagtgaagttttatgctttcacaaggtctcacgcctcagggaatttacacactttcacgaagtctcacgcttcaatgaagtttcatgctgttcacgaggtctcacgcctcagtgaagatccatgcttttcacgagttctcatgcctcagtgaagattctcgctttcacaaggtctcacgcctcagtgaagattctcgGCTcgtcccttggatggctaaacaaactgctcaaagagcgaatgagtattcgacatactcagaaacttgcAGTTTTCCCAAAACGTGGACTCGACGACAATTCTCATTTTCGAAAACTAAGAGTCAattccaaagcttgcatccgaggttgttatcattatttaaaggtttagaggttgtttaatatcttatgaatttccttgtaaaaatagtttccttttagtcttatcgtatttcctatgagtcttcaaagatcccataatcccaagtaattcccagagaatgtctcgatccactaaaacaataacaaggcccgaactccgttcgtcccgtcaaacattcccaaaatctcaaaataaaatcggcatgacatgcccgttatcctcactcctcagtaccacagtATATATGAAAaggcatagttaaattagcacagtcaacaaacatatcatatatatatcaacacattctagaataaccacatagcacttagcatataggcaattatcacacatcctagattaaccgcttagcacatagcatgtgaatcaatctcaaaaacagtcagtagatgaataatcatcattgttagccgaagcctcagaaaacattttcccaatcaaacacacacaagtgcataaacagtaaatcaagtcgaatacgtcgacacctaaagcattagctaatagttcagtgagaagccctcaccttagccaatttccatactaaggtgcaactccgatACGATTACATCTTTGTTTGCATGCGTCGGCTCGATTCCttccattgtgtagcttcgatgcagggtgcttccgttcatcgtacgaaaatcaagtttctgaaacttgtcggcgaagagtcgccagagaaagttgccgctcacggggttgacggaggaactgtcgccggagacacaaaggaaggttgttcgttcatcctttcgcggccagaaactcaacggcgctgtccgtttccccaaagagtcgacggtttgcccagaaagttcagccgaaggtcgacggtggttatcggggtcgtcgaataaaatgacccaaatacgaAATTGAAGATAGGGTTTTGCTCTTCTCACGGCAAGGATCGTAGCAGTATCCTCTGCTTTTCCTtcggtcgccggagttgaccggaaagagctcccgaaggcggcagcggcggcgTTCGACGACGACGGAACGACGATTCGGaacatgggttttgttgtgcaCGTCGCAAGGATCTCAACAGTATTAACCTTGCTATGAACGGAGGTCCGATGACACCGGAATCAAAGGTCGAAGTTTGCGATGTCGACGGCGTCGTTGGTTCTGTTTCACGTTGTCTTCGTTGCTTCCATGGAGATGGTTGTGGTGCTTTTGGCCATGGAGAAAGAAGCTTGCGGTGATGGCTGGTGCTTTGTTTTGGGTGGAGAAAAATGATCCATGGTGGTGATTCCTtggagaaaagaagaagaagctttgtGATGGCTTCTTTGTGGCTTGTgcgtgaaggagaaggagggacGATGGGGGCTGGATTCCTCATGGTTGTTGCGGTCATGAGGAGGAGGAGTGGTGGTCTCGTGGTGGCTGTTTGACAGCGGCTGTTAGTGGCTCTcacggtggtggtgttggttgcAAGAAGGAGAAGCTTACATCGTGGTAAGGCTTGTCTCATGGAGAAGAAGGTGCTGCCATGAGGGAAAATGAATGAGAcgaagaagaaaaggaatggTTTGGGTGCTTCAGCAAAGgaaatgaaagaagaagaaaatattgGTGATGATGGGAGAAGAAATCGTGAGTCCGAGAGACAGAGAGCAGCGTGAGGATACATATTTTGTGAGGTGAATGGAGATAAAATTGATATATGTTGGTGGTgggaagaaaatagaaaaagtgTATGTGCTGCAGCTTTTGGAAaataggaagaagaagaagtagaaagaaaaggagaagggacataatatatatagaagaagaagtaggaaatgggtcaaggaagaaaaatgaagaaaaagtgtAATGATAGAGAGATGTCGACAGAGTGAGGATAGGAATGGATTggtggagggataaggatggatatatattttagggagatattttgtaaactggtataaattgatttaaacactgaagaatttagctcacaaagttaagagaaaaatatataatggatatataactatattaaaaattatgaggaacttcatcaaatagtaaaatataaattatgatcactttgagcaaattaaaatgatccatgaaccaagaaatgagtagatatttatcaaagatcggataaggatgaatagatatttatcaaagatattttgagaagatattttgtaaatcagtacagatttgtttagatatcggaggatttaactcatagagttaagaaaagaatataagagtgattccgattttgccggcttcattctccgtgaattctaagataggttttggcgacagaattccaaaactcaacagaggtttccttgtatttttggttactaatgcaaagtcggtgtaaaactattttacccgataagttactttttgcagtggatgtcggaagagaaaacttccttctgaagaaagattgaaaacatcaagagaaatgggtgtacgcgtgtgaaatcttcattcgaagctccgaatagaaaaagtcctcatcgtcggtcgattttagggttttaacctatcagtgattcggtttcggcaaacttccgagtattggaatttgacgttcgtacattccagggtttcgtatcgaaacgcttgctatggaaaggaataagagaaagtcttatattcctcttgaagatttttggaatttattcctatagtgttccaagggtggaagatttttggaatttattcctatagtgttccaagggtggaagatttttggaataagtttccatcgtgactttaagtgtaaactagctatttactagggttttcGCCCTAGATCTAAgggtatatcgatcgtgctataacttttatcgatcatgttgcaatccttagacttttcgtgaactttctccttcataaatttatttcatttagtaaactcttgttcaggtttttccttcgcgatacatcaagcctaatcgtaaatggaaatctcttccacttattctaagcttaaaaacttgggtcttacattactaccctccaaaaagaaagtttcgtcctcgaaacttagggctcagtaaaagctccggatattattccttgatctttttctctaattcccatatagcaccgtccgtgtctttgttccaaataacttttactaaagcactctgctttcccctcgattgtttcactcttctagtccccatgttgaccgacggcgtctcaccagacatatcatcttcaactttccgagatttaactacaatcgtaaatgctaacaccactaaatctcttactCGTACATGATCTTCAGCTCCCgaagtcaatcttaaccctagtattctcattcaacttagcaaaattcacttgctaactctaccaaacttgtccaaatataatCACCTCAAGCACTCATCTTAATACTACCACTTTCCTctttgtaacttgatcaccatccaatcaatccaatactta
This portion of the Lotus japonicus ecotype B-129 chromosome 3, LjGifu_v1.2 genome encodes:
- the LOC130745948 gene encoding probably inactive leucine-rich repeat receptor-like protein kinase At5g48380, which gives rise to MVVLSSRIFSSHIFVNFMLLISIGTTYGTETDILCLRNIKNSLQDPNNYLQSSWNFNNNTEGFICRFNGVECWHPDENRVLNLKLSNMGLKGQFPRGIVNCSSLTGLDLSNNGLSGTIPVDINTLVPFVTAFDLSSNELSGNIPVNLANCTYLNTLKLDQNRLTGQIPAQLGLLQRLKTFSVAKNLLTGPVPNFPSGKVDVSYGNNQGLCGGSLGSCQDSGSSKSNTAVIAGAAVGGVTLAALGLGVAMFFYVRRVSYRKKEVDPEGNRWARSLKGTKAIKVSMFEGSISKMKLSDLMKATNSFSNNNIIGSGRTGTFYKASLVDGPTLMVKRLQESQHSEKEFMSEMQTLGTIKHRNLVPLLGFCMAKKERLLVYKNMPNGNLHDQLHPAAGECTLDWPLRLKIAIGAAKGLAWLHHSCNPRIIHRNISTKCILLDADFEPKISDFGLARLMNPVDTHLSTFVNGEFGDLGYVAPEYAKTLVATPKGDVFSFGTILLELVTGERPTTVSKAPETFKGNLVDWITELSSNSQLHDAIDESLVGKGVDNELFQVLKVSCNCVLSIPKERPTMFEVYQLLRAIGGAYNFTTEDEILLPEDIGDTENMVELIVAREGNN